From Butyricimonas paravirosa, one genomic window encodes:
- a CDS encoding DUF4843 domain-containing protein: MKRILRYTLWVTIIVWVCSCQEYKMVEYGEGGQINFMGKNGKLWTDDTSFFHYNKNFGINVDGDSLRADTVVIGVKVSGVTTDYPRRVVFKPVSSGEHGVDVAFLDDYYVSADSSVATFSVEIRRPATRGTVYSTNLEFDYDQSDFEAGISERQVFRLTVRDSVSLKLWGTSEEEWRDYYSNYLGEYSETKIRYLITRYHEVSLNEWENSSNFTELRKGNSFYTDYESYRQDPKNKPLIDENTGREIEFPNLDV; this comes from the coding sequence ATGAAAAGAATTTTAAGATATACCCTTTGGGTGACAATTATCGTTTGGGTGTGTAGTTGTCAGGAATATAAAATGGTGGAGTACGGAGAAGGTGGTCAGATTAATTTTATGGGAAAGAATGGGAAGCTTTGGACGGATGATACTTCTTTCTTTCACTATAATAAGAATTTCGGTATTAATGTGGATGGGGATTCCCTGAGAGCAGATACAGTTGTTATCGGGGTAAAAGTCAGTGGAGTGACGACGGATTATCCTCGTCGAGTTGTGTTTAAACCGGTATCTTCTGGTGAACATGGTGTGGATGTGGCGTTTTTGGATGATTATTATGTATCTGCTGATAGTAGTGTGGCCACATTCAGTGTGGAGATAAGACGTCCGGCAACACGAGGAACAGTTTATTCGACGAATCTAGAGTTTGACTATGATCAGTCGGATTTTGAAGCCGGAATTTCAGAGCGGCAGGTATTCAGATTGACGGTTCGGGATTCGGTAAGTCTGAAATTATGGGGGACAAGTGAAGAGGAGTGGAGAGATTATTATAGCAATTATTTGGGGGAATATAGCGAGACAAAAATACGTTATTTGATCACCCGTTATCATGAGGTCTCTTTAAATGAGTGGGAGAATAGTTCGAATTTTACAGAACTGAGAAAAGGTAATTCTTTTTATACGGATTATGAGAGTTATAGACAAGATCCTAAGAATAAGCCTTTAATTGATGAAAATACGGGTAGAGAAATAGAATTTCCTAATTTAGATGTTTAA